The following are encoded in a window of Desulfurellaceae bacterium genomic DNA:
- a CDS encoding sigma-70 family RNA polymerase sigma factor, whose product MATHTEQRAFAELVTRHQGAVYGYLLRFTRDPHDAQDLFQETFLRAYRAYGRAQNRRADMNYRAWLMRIAINVSKNYARDRQRRGRVVVTRNHEQAEDTASPPGNGADMEETMAANETTRTLLATIERLPFRQRTALVQRQFEGLDYQVIAGNLACSQETARAHVYQALRKLRLALARHQED is encoded by the coding sequence ATGGCGACACATACCGAACAGCGGGCCTTTGCCGAGTTGGTCACGCGCCACCAGGGCGCGGTGTATGGCTATCTGTTGCGCTTTACCCGGGATCCACACGACGCTCAGGATCTGTTTCAGGAGACGTTCTTGCGCGCCTACCGGGCATATGGACGAGCGCAGAATCGGCGGGCTGATATGAACTATCGGGCCTGGTTGATGCGGATCGCTATCAACGTGTCCAAGAACTACGCGCGTGACCGCCAACGCAGAGGCCGGGTGGTGGTGACGCGCAACCACGAGCAAGCCGAAGACACCGCCTCGCCGCCTGGAAACGGGGCCGATATGGAGGAAACCATGGCCGCCAATGAGACGACCCGGACCTTGCTTGCCACGATTGAAAGACTCCCCTTCCGGCAGCGCACCGCGCTTGTCCAACGCCAGTTTGAGGGGCTGGACTATCAGGTCATCGCCGGCAATCTGGCGTGTTCACAAGAGACCGCGCGGGCTCATGTCTATCAGGCGCTGCGCAAGCTGCGGCTCGCCCTTGCTCGGCACCAGGAGGATTAG
- a CDS encoding nitroreductase family protein: MTDHDLFDIMYTCRSMRRLKPDPVPDELIYRIIEAGTQAPSGGGVQAWRFVVVTDPERKQRIADLYQHGWQRALKQYAAAGLTPENDKNVRAASYLAEHLAEAPVLLVPCLRERRLHAERKTGPNAQNFVRIISGSIYPAVQNILLACRALGLGATLTSVTTQYEAEMKKILDLPETITTYALIPIGYPMGRFGPVTRRAVEEVSWLNAYGTPFPRPAGYSGRKPPV; encoded by the coding sequence ATGACTGACCACGACCTGTTTGACATCATGTATACCTGCCGCAGCATGCGGCGCCTCAAACCCGATCCCGTTCCGGACGAGTTGATCTATCGCATCATCGAGGCCGGCACCCAGGCGCCGAGCGGCGGTGGCGTCCAGGCCTGGCGCTTTGTGGTGGTAACCGACCCGGAACGCAAACAGCGGATTGCCGATCTCTACCAGCACGGCTGGCAGAGGGCCCTGAAGCAGTACGCGGCAGCCGGACTCACGCCCGAAAACGACAAAAACGTTCGCGCCGCCTCCTACCTGGCCGAGCACTTGGCCGAGGCGCCGGTGCTGCTCGTGCCGTGTCTGCGGGAGCGCCGCCTGCACGCCGAGCGCAAGACCGGCCCCAACGCCCAGAACTTCGTTCGGATTATCAGCGGCAGCATTTACCCGGCGGTGCAGAATATCCTGCTGGCCTGCCGAGCGCTGGGTTTAGGCGCCACGCTGACCTCGGTGACGACCCAGTATGAAGCCGAGATGAAAAAAATTCTCGACCTGCCGGAGACAATCACCACCTATGCGTTGATTCCCATTGGCTACCCCATGGGCCGCTTCGGGCCGGTCACCCGCCGAGCGGTCGAAGAAGTCAGCTGGCTGAACGCCTACGGCACGCCGTTTCCCCGG